The following proteins come from a genomic window of candidate division WOR-3 bacterium:
- a CDS encoding HIT domain-containing protein gives YNNGHIMLAPYKHTGFLEELSREEIYELTTLLQEWLKVIKEAMNPEGFNIGMNLGRVAGAGFEDHLHYHIVPRWNGDTNFMPIIGETKVIPMSFRESYELLLKTYKENFKKVKK, from the coding sequence TTATAATAATGGCCACATAATGCTTGCTCCTTATAAACACACAGGTTTTCTTGAGGAACTTAGTAGAGAGGAAATTTACGAGCTTACTACGCTCCTTCAGGAGTGGCTAAAGGTAATAAAGGAGGCGATGAATCCTGAAGGATTTAACATCGGAATGAACCTTGGAAGAGTGGCTGGAGCGGGCTTTGAGGACCACTTACATTATCATATTGTTCCAAGATGGAATGGGGATACAAACTTTATGCCAATAATTGGTGAAACTAAGGTTATCCCAATGTCTTTTCGTGAGTCGTATGAACTTTTACTTAAGACCTACAAAGAAAATTTTAAAAAAGTTAAAAAATAG
- a CDS encoding Tol-Pal system beta propeller repeat protein TolB, translating into MKKFIFTLIFISVSKILFAQEVFLRLTDYGGGKINLFMETFKAEGSSTFKKNIEIIEGIIKYDLDYSLYFDIYSDTSSLQNPDKSGVVLQGIGNEPNLEIILKDLKSKEKIVAFNLEVKGELRSFAHKISDNIIETLTGEKGIASTKIVFSYKKGPAKELGLIDYDGYNFIPLTVNGSLNLFPTWEPSGGRILYSSYDVDRLVLNLLDLNTKSLRTISSYKGLNYAPDWSPDGTKVALTLSKDGNAEIYILDLENKKLNRLTYTSSVDCSPVFSPNGREIAFVSDRSGTPQIYIMDIYGGNLRRLTYHGNYNTSPSWSPRGDLIAYVSRQSDYSQQIFITDINGFQPVQVTFEGNNEDPSWSPDGLHIVFTSNRTGQYELWTMNWDGTRQRKLTNGFTIFSPEWSPFLK; encoded by the coding sequence ATGAAAAAGTTTATTTTTACTCTAATATTTATTTCTGTTTCTAAGATTCTTTTCGCCCAAGAGGTCTTCCTTAGACTCACTGACTATGGGGGAGGGAAAATAAATCTATTTATGGAAACATTCAAGGCTGAGGGTTCTTCTACTTTTAAGAAAAATATAGAAATAATTGAGGGAATTATAAAATATGATCTTGATTACTCTTTATATTTTGATATTTACTCGGACACCTCTTCTCTTCAAAACCCTGATAAAAGTGGGGTAGTCCTGCAAGGAATTGGAAATGAACCAAACTTAGAAATTATTTTAAAGGATTTAAAGTCAAAAGAAAAAATAGTGGCTTTTAATTTAGAAGTTAAAGGTGAATTAAGAAGCTTTGCTCATAAAATCTCAGATAATATTATTGAAACCCTAACGGGAGAAAAAGGAATTGCTTCAACAAAAATTGTATTTTCTTATAAAAAAGGACCAGCAAAAGAATTAGGATTAATTGATTATGATGGCTATAATTTTATTCCTCTTACGGTAAATGGTAGTTTAAATCTTTTTCCAACTTGGGAACCTTCTGGAGGAAGGATATTATATTCTTCATATGATGTTGATCGGCTAGTGTTAAATTTATTAGATCTTAACACAAAAAGTCTAAGAACAATTTCTTCTTATAAAGGGTTAAATTATGCACCAGATTGGTCTCCGGATGGGACAAAGGTCGCTTTAACTCTCTCAAAAGATGGAAACGCTGAAATTTATATTCTTGATTTGGAAAATAAAAAATTGAATAGGCTCACTTACACAAGTTCGGTTGACTGCTCTCCTGTTTTTTCTCCAAATGGTAGAGAAATTGCCTTTGTCTCTGACAGATCTGGGACACCTCAGATTTACATTATGGACATTTACGGGGGGAATCTTAGAAGATTGACTTACCATGGTAATTATAATACTTCTCCTTCCTGGTCGCCAAGAGGTGATTTAATTGCATATGTTTCAAGGCAATCAGATTATTCTCAACAAATCTTTATTACAGATATTAATGGCTTTCAGCCAGTCCAGGTCACCTTTGAAGGGAACAACGAAGATCCATCTTGGTCTCCAGATGGATTACATATTGTTTTTACTTCTAATAGAACAGGACAGTATGAACTTTGGACAATGAACTGGGATGGAACAAGACAACGTAAACTCACAAATGGTTTTACTATATTTTCTCCAGAGTGGTCCCCTTTTTTAAAGTAA
- a CDS encoding TonB C-terminal domain-containing protein has translation MNRYYLFSLLLHSTIFSIVGISTRSSFKKIPQIEVYKVSFAPLPQPKVASKPLPLEEKTKPQKEKKRPPENKKKEIKQETTSKTTKGLPDITPRIYTGSGRGFTYSYYLNILLNKIAGNWNNPYREKDVILKSIVYFEVDKDGVISNIRLEYDSGDNLYNESTIRAVSLTKKLPPLPEEFSEDYLKVHLEFLTGK, from the coding sequence ATGAATCGCTACTATCTTTTTTCTTTATTACTCCATTCCACAATTTTCTCTATTGTTGGAATATCCACAAGAAGCAGTTTTAAAAAGATTCCTCAGATTGAAGTTTATAAGGTCAGTTTTGCGCCCCTTCCTCAACCAAAAGTGGCAAGTAAACCTCTTCCTTTAGAGGAAAAAACAAAACCTCAAAAAGAAAAAAAGAGACCTCCAGAAAACAAAAAGAAGGAAATAAAGCAAGAAACCACCTCAAAAACAACTAAAGGATTGCCAGATATTACCCCTCGAATTTATACGGGAAGCGGGAGAGGTTTTACTTATTCTTATTATCTAAACATTTTATTAAATAAAATTGCGGGAAATTGGAATAATCCTTATCGAGAAAAAGATGTTATTTTAAAAAGCATTGTTTACTTTGAGGTAGATAAAGATGGTGTAATTTCAAATATTCGTCTTGAATATGATTCTGGAGATAATTTATATAATGAATCCACAATAAGAGCCGTCTCTCTTACAAAGAAGCTTCCGCCTCTACCTGAGGAATTTTCTGAAGATTACCTAAAAGTCCACTTAGAATTCTTAACAGGAAAATGA
- a CDS encoding biopolymer transporter ExbD, producing MKRNNGLIQDLNITNLVDVALTILVVFIITAPMMTPGISVDLPEIEASLPQDEEGLTITIKEDKTLFIEDSPISLKDFESKLTTILKEKPPGVIVYLKADKSLDYGFVVKIIGKIKKVGVKELGLVAEVSEKE from the coding sequence GTGAAGAGAAATAACGGTCTAATTCAAGACTTAAATATCACAAATCTCGTTGATGTCGCTCTTACAATTTTAGTCGTTTTTATCATAACCGCTCCAATGATGACCCCTGGAATTAGTGTAGATTTACCCGAAATAGAAGCTTCACTTCCTCAAGACGAAGAAGGATTAACAATAACAATAAAAGAAGATAAAACTCTGTTCATAGAAGATTCCCCCATTTCCTTAAAGGATTTCGAATCGAAGCTTACTACAATATTAAAGGAAAAACCTCCTGGTGTAATTGTTTATCTTAAGGCAGACAAGAGTTTAGATTATGGTTTTGTCGTTAAAATTATAGGTAAGATTAAAAAGGTAGGTGTGAAAGAATTAGGGCTTGTGGCAGAAGTTTCGGAGAAAGAATGA
- a CDS encoding MotA/TolQ/ExbB proton channel family protein codes for MNIFQVFLESGFVAQIIMIILVFSSISSWAIFFKKLHDLKSIRRMNQNFFTSYQIIKNSEEIEKQLYLLDKSSYGKILKSGLEEFKTLKTSSNPKKVELADNIKLAMERTKISEIENLENSLPVLGTIVATAPFLGLLGTVWGIMEAFLEIRARGSAHITVVAPGISDALITTVYGLLVAIPALVFNNSLRSRIIKLDSELDKFISEAFANLKKKLVESEEK; via the coding sequence ATGAATATCTTTCAAGTTTTTCTTGAGTCAGGCTTTGTTGCCCAAATTATAATGATTATTTTGGTTTTCTCTTCTATTTCTTCCTGGGCTATATTTTTTAAAAAACTACATGATTTGAAATCAATAAGAAGAATGAATCAAAATTTTTTTACGAGTTATCAAATTATAAAAAACTCTGAAGAAATAGAAAAACAATTATATTTATTGGATAAAAGCTCTTACGGAAAAATTTTAAAAAGTGGTCTTGAAGAATTTAAAACACTAAAAACAAGCTCCAACCCTAAAAAAGTAGAACTTGCTGATAATATAAAACTCGCAATGGAAAGAACAAAAATAAGCGAAATAGAAAACTTAGAAAATAGCTTACCTGTCTTAGGGACAATTGTAGCCACAGCTCCTTTCTTAGGGCTTTTGGGAACCGTGTGGGGAATTATGGAAGCCTTTTTAGAGATTAGAGCTAGGGGCTCAGCACACATTACAGTTGTCGCTCCAGGAATATCTGATGCTTTAATCACGACTGTCTATGGACTATTAGTGGCAATACCAGCTTTAGTATTTAATAACTCCTTAAGGAGTAGGATAATAAAATTGGATTCAGAACTTGATAAATTTATAAGTGAGGCATTTGCAAATCTCAAAAAGAAATTAGTTGAAAGTGAAGAGAAATAA
- the ybgF gene encoding tol-pal system protein YbgF yields MLFKNLKKVGSAFIALLALKGCTTRARWNNYFWELDSLRYYTSKQSKEITQLRADLYTKMEELTEKLEMLNNRLSETEALLATRGRAKSAVPDTGEGASIPPEARITYESAYLNYVKGNYSEAISGFKSYLKVAPNSSLSDNALYWIGECYYAMGKMQEAVDTFNELKNVYPESNKVPTALYKIGLIYKEAKDLKTARMYFERVLTEFPNSPEANLAKTQLKK; encoded by the coding sequence ATGCTTTTTAAAAATTTAAAAAAGGTAGGGAGTGCTTTTATTGCACTCCTTGCCTTAAAAGGATGTACTACAAGAGCAAGGTGGAATAATTATTTCTGGGAGCTTGACAGTTTAAGGTATTATACTTCTAAACAATCAAAAGAAATAACTCAATTAAGAGCAGATTTATATACAAAGATGGAAGAACTTACCGAAAAATTAGAAATGTTGAATAACAGATTAAGCGAAACAGAAGCCCTTCTTGCTACAAGAGGAAGAGCTAAAAGTGCTGTCCCAGACACTGGGGAAGGAGCTTCTATACCTCCAGAAGCAAGAATAACTTATGAATCAGCTTACCTAAACTATGTGAAAGGTAATTATTCTGAAGCAATAAGTGGATTTAAATCTTATCTTAAAGTTGCTCCCAATTCGTCTCTCTCTGACAATGCCTTATACTGGATTGGAGAGTGTTATTATGCGATGGGAAAAATGCAAGAAGCAGTTGACACATTTAATGAATTAAAAAACGTTTATCCTGAAAGTAACAAAGTCCCTACGGCTTTATATAAAATCGGATTAATCTATAAAGAAGCAAAAGATTTAAAAACCGCAAGGATGTATTTCGAAAGGGTGTTAACCGAATTTCCAAATTCGCCAGAAGCTAATCTTGCAAAAACTCAATTGAAAAAATGA